The DNA region AGGATGTTCATAAGGAACAGTGTCCTAGAATACTCAGGCCTTAATCCCAACATTCAGAATATGTTATTAATTAAAGACAGTTAATTTCTAAGGATATATGTATGTTACTTATATCTCATTATGAGGAAGAAACTTTCATCAGTGTTTCTGTACTGGAACAGGACTCAATTAGCACAGACGTCACTCACAATTTGTTAAAGGTCTCTTTTTATGAGACTGTTTTTGGACAGTTTCTTATAAAGAGCGAGTGAAGAGCCTGTCCATTTCTGACTGCATGTAGCCATAGCTGTGAGAGCTCATCTGGAGATGCCATTAAGATGCTTTTCCAGTACTAGTATACGAACTATAGCCACGCTGGTAAACTGTACATACATTGACTTCAGTAGAGTGCTCTCTGCCATTTAACATCTTGGGATGAAATTAACCCCCTGTGCAGATATCTGGCACTTGCACATCACTCGAATCTTCTTTTGAGCTATTAATTGTGATTGAAATGATACCTagctcttctgctggctttctttcacagaattGAATTTCTTGCAAAGTAGTAACTCTTCAAGCAGAAGCGTCCTCCTTCCCACCAGCATCCTCATCTTCACCTTGAGTGTGCTGATGCTCCCACCTGACATGAGGAGACAAGCTCTCAAACTGCTAGAAAGCTGTGGTCATAGGGATTGCTGGGAGCAGGCTGTCATTTACGACCATTTATAGAGGGCAATATACTCAGCAAGTGTCAGCGCGTAGAAAAGAGAGATTTAGTGTCTACTCAAGAGAGTTTCAGTTCCTTTTGCTCATAAGAGTGACAGTGGTTCAAAAAGATTAGTGTGCATCAGTACATCAATTCGCTTTTGATCtttacaggatttttttcatgGTAGAAATTTAtatcagaaaagggaaaagttaAGGAAATATTTACAGTGTTGGAAAGATCCTAAGTCAGGATTGTAGTGatctaaaaaatatatttttttaaatggactCAATTAGAAGTGCTAAATGAGGATCATAATGAGATATCCAATGTCTTGCCAAATGAATTTAATCACTTTCTGATTCCAACACCCACACTATTCAACTCTTTCCTAGCATAATTAAACAAGTGACAATGAGGATGCTATTCTGAGACGTGGTAATGAGATGCTGTGGGGCCTGAATTTAGCTGAAGGGGatttcttattaaatatttattgtatgTGCAGCTTCTTCAGTGgctagaaatacagaaaaggaaatttagCCAAATAGAAcctcttttctgaaatgaatctGTGAGAAACTGAAGCACTATGGTCACTTGGTTTTGGACTGACTATAATTTTTAGCCTGCAGGCTGTAttcaacaacaataaaaatcatAGTAGTGGAGGGGGAAAATAAATTGGAGGAGGGAAGTTAGaatgtaggaaaataaaaatggaaatggaataaaaaggaaataggaaTGTGACAAGCCAATTAGAGAGAGTACAAATGATAAAAGTCAACAGGAATTAACTAATGATTGGCTGTAAAATTGTGAAAGACTAGAAGGTTTTAGGGGGAAGGATATAATTGGATAACAGGGATGATGGTATCAGCCAGTGAACTAAAAGATGAGACTTAAGTGTAGTGAACAAGTAATTCTTGACCCAGGGAGAAATGAAGTATACTTACATCACATTACTTCAGACACTATGGGAGATTCGAAGGCATGGCTAAGCTACTTTGAGCCAAAGCTGTAGACAAAAAGTTCTGTGAAAGCCCCAGGGATTTGTAATACACTTGCATATACACGTCTACAAACTAAAGAGTCTTACTGTAGAAGAGTGTTATTTACGCTAAAAAGTGCCAAATTTTTGGCTGTCCTAGCAACTTCAATCCTGCAGCATGCTAGTCCTGGCCTGGTCTCCCGAGGAGACAGACATCTTATGGAAAGTTACCTCAAAAATTTTGGTAGAAATTCGCAAGAAAACTTAGTCTTACATCAACACCACAGCAGTAGAAGAGTGTCTTCAGATACACTCCAGCCACAGAAATGGGCAGCAGATGACACAGAATGTAGAATGCCTTGGTATGTATAGAATCCAGGCATATCATGTGGTTCCTCCCCAGGAAGCAGCTCTTCTCCTATCTGGTGACCCTAAAACACAAATTCCTGATTTAGACTTTgcagactgtttttttttttcttgagttaGAGATCAATAGCTGAGAAGGGGTTTGAATACCAGATCTTCTAATCTTCTGGTCATATTCTGTAATGTCTTATGAGCACCCTTATGATAAAGGGAAAAGTAAAATTGGGACAGAGTTAATTCCTTCTTAGCCCGGCAGGATCAAAAATTTAGTTGGATAGTGTGCCGGAGGcttctttttaaacacatgTGGTGCATGAGGGGATGCATTAATAAATGTCTTCTTATTCCAGGCTGGAATGTGCAGGGGCAGCAGGTCCTAGGGCTTAACAGAGCAGCACAGGTGTAGGGGATCTTCAGGATGTCAAGGCAGATTCTTTGCAGAGTCCACCAAGCTGTAATGCTGGAGAAGCAGTCTCTTATCACTGTTCTCCTGCCCTGTTGGCCCTCAAGATTTGCCTCAAGTGCACTGGATGTTCCCTCCATCCTGAGTATATTTGACATGGTTTTGAAAAGCAGATGGGTGACTGAATAGTGAGTGGGAGCCAGGAGAATACTGGCTGCCATATACAAACTCTTACCTACCCCTCTTTCCTCCCTAACTTGTTGCTCCAGCTTGTTGGATCAGTGACTGTCCTTCCGCAGTGTTTGAATGATGTCTCTGAGGTACTTCGGAATCCCAAGGAGAAAGCACTGTGTAAATAATAATTCCTGTCATACCTGCTAAATGGCACTCGTAATTTTATAACTTTTTGGCAATAAGATCATATTAACTTGATGAGAAAGTTTTTTNNNNNNNNNNNNNNNNNNNNNNNNNNNNNNNNNNNNNNNNNNNNNNNNNNNNNNNNNNNNNNNNNNNNNNNNNNNNNNNNNNNNNNNNNNNNNNNNNNNNGCGGCGGGGCCCGGGTGGGTCTCGCCCTTCCCTGCGGCAAAAAGGGAAGGCCGAATCGGGCCGGTCTTCCTGGGGCCAGGGTTAAGTGCGAGGGCACGGCTCCCGCCGGGCCGCTGCGTGAAGAGCCGAGCTTTGGGCGCGGGCGACGTGCTGCAGGCGGGGCTCCCTCCCTTCCGGGCTCCTGCGGGGCTCTgagggctgctggctgccctgTTGGAGCTGTAATATAGCGTGCTGCCTTCAGAGAGTGTTTAATAACACACACATCGTGTTAGATAGCTGGTCGCTTTATTTTACTCTGCTTGGAACAGGATTATGTGGCTTAACAATCCTTTGGCCCTAGCTTGTAAGGTTCAAAAGGAGGTAGAACTAAAAGACTGcagcttcttcttctttcttttttttttttttttctgtacagaatTGGAGGTagctgaagaaaatgctgtggaGGGAAACCAGGAGGCCAAGAAAGCCAGTTGTGGCATCCTGGCTTCTGTCAGCAGtagtgcaggcagcagcagcaggaggtgatcATCCTTTTGTGCACTGGTGAGgtcacagctcagtgctgtgttgGGCCTCCACAGCAATACAGACATGGAGGCTCTGGAGAGTGTCCCAAGGATGGACTGTGGAGCTGTGAGggctctggagcacaagtgtgatggcagcagctgagggaactgggatgggtcagtctggagcagaggaggctcaggggagatgttaaagcacagctccctgaaaggaggttgtggtgaggtgggggttggcctctgctcccaggtaacagcgataggacTAGAGGcgatggcttcaagttgcactgggagaggttcaggttggatgttaggaaaggTTTTTTGTTAGAAAGAGTAGAGAGGCTGCTCGGGGAgttggtggagtcactgtccttcAAGGTGTtaaagaactgtggagatgtggctctgagggacatggtggggatgggttgatgattggacaaaatgatcttactggtcttttccaacttcacttgttctatgattctgtgaaaaagggaagtgaaagggaagggaagttGTTCTGCCTATGCCAAATAAAAAGAGAACCTTTGAATTTGTCTGTGTTGGTTGAGGGATTGAAACCCAGTATTTACATTTACTTATAAAGATATTAGATGTTCTTGCtgacttattttatttctcttaagtATTCTTCCAGGTTAAATTTTCCAGAAAATTTCTGGGATGTATTAAGTCTGCAAAATAGCCTTTACTTGCTGAACCTCAAGTTAGTGTATCCTTATTCTGTTTCCTCTTAGATGGCATGAATGTCCTGTTCATAGTTGTGGATGACCTGCGTCCTGTTTTGGGTTGTTATGGAGATAACCTTGTGAAATCTCCAAACATTGATCAACTTGCTTCTCATAGTATTGTGTTCAGCAATGCATATGCACAGgtgagataaaaatgaaaatgttttctctctgcaaaaTACATACTGATATTATAACAATAGGTTTTAAGCagatctttggaaaaaaaaggtatttaatTACTTAACTACTTAAATAATTGTATTAGAAAAGAATGGTTAAGCTGAAATGTAATGTATGAACTTTAGCGTGGAGGAATTGGTTGTCAAAGGATGATGATAAGTAGGTAAATGTATATCTTGATAAAATTTTCCAGTTGGGAATTTGTGTTCCCAATAAAGATGCTGTTCAGCCCAGCTTGAAGTATATCACTTTCACTGCCGTTCTGAGCCCCTGGATGTTTTGTCCAGCCATGCTGAAGTTGGTAGGTTGCAGTTGCTAGGTGTGCTTTCTTCTATGTTCAGAACTGATTTTCCTTTTGCCTGGCTCTCTCCTCAGCAAGCTGTGTGTGCACCAAGTAGAGTGTCATTCCTTACTGGACGCAGACCTGATACTACCCGGCTGTATGACTTCTACTCCTACTGGAGAGTGCATTCAGGAAACTATTCCACAATGCCCCAGTATTTCAAACAGAATGGCTACATGACCATGTCTGTGGGGAAAGTTTTTCATCCTGGTAAGGTTTGAATTGTCATCTGCATAACATACTCTGTGTATGAGGTCTGTTTTTGAGAATGTGTGTGTATGAACGACATGATCTTTATCTATATGGACAACTTAAATCGTTAATGTGGGGCAGATTGTACAATGGTTATAGATTATCATTTAAAGGCAATCTTATGTTCATCTCTGATGCCTCAAGATTTATTAGATGACTACTatctaataaatattttcatgtactGTCCAGGGGTTATGGGAACAAATGTTTGCCATTTTCAAAACATGTCTTGAAATTAGGTGTCTACTAAATGTGAGCAGCCTCATTGTCCTAGTTTTGCATACACACATGTCATGTTACACAGTAGGCTGTCTGGATCAGGAGATATAGACCATATGGCTGATGTTACTGGTTAAATAGGAAATTGGTTCTTTAGTTAAAAACTAATAACACCAGTGAGGTGAAAAGTAGTGTAATACTTAGATGATTCTCTTTCTGGTAAATCTTTACTGCAGAGCTTAACTTACGTGGGCATACAGATGTTCAGTTGACGAAAAATCTGATTAGGAATGTATATATTATTagttctctttcttctgctcctaAAGTAAGCTTAAGTGTCTTTCCTCAACAACAGGTGTATTTCAGGGAAAATGGCCTACGTTTATTACATGGAATTacaaatatatgtgtgtgtatgtatatatgtatgtatattgaAAACAACTCTTGTTTGCATTGGAGCTTCCTGATTTAGTGAATTACTAGAACACTTATATCTTTACTTTTGTCAGGAGTTTCATCCAATTACAGCGATGATTATCCATACAGCTGGTCCATTCCACCCTTTCATCCTTCcactgaaaaatatgaaaatgataAGGTAAAAGGTGATTTGTGGGATGCTAACAAAGGATGGTTTTCAGGTATAACAAAGTTCTTTGTGTCTAACATAAGCCTGTGGTCTGGCTTTTGAGACTGTAACATTGGACAAAGAAATAACTACTCCAGATTGATACTGCTGCTAAAACTTCCAAGGGAAGTCTGTACTCCATGGTAAGTTGTATCATGTTAATTCAGGAGCCCATTCTGAATTGAAGCATTTAGAAATTAGAATTTGGTAATTTTACTGAGATATAAAGATGAATTCAAGATAAAGTGATCTTAACCATGCGTCTAGGTCATGAAATTCTTTATCTGAAAAGTGCAGTTGTCAGCTTTCATGCTAGTCTTACTCTATTCAGTTACAAAACATTGTCATGGGATTGGTGAATTTATATCACAGATACAGAGCTGAGCCAGGGAGAGGAACTCATAATTGAAATAAACTTTAAATAATCTgaaactttgatttttttagAGTGTTTGTTGCTCTTAAACATGGCCTTAAAGAATCCATTTTACACGTGTGCACATACTGGAATAGCACTGTGTGCTGGGTCTGTAACTGTCAGAGCTGGGAGATCCAGCCATGAGGGTACAGGCAGCCTTGGTGATACTTTGTTCTTGCATTTGCTgctgaaaaatactgattttaacACCAGCATTTGTATCCACGACTTACTTCTCTTTATGTTCATTTAACAGCTCTCCCAAGCCACCTGCTGAGGGCGCCTTTTCTTGGCAGCCATTTGTGAGAATTTATCTTTCCTCACTGACCATAAATGGCTGGCACTTGCTCAGAAGTTAATGACTCAGCAATGGCTTTCAAGCAGCTTTCTATGGGATCAGAGGAATCAAAAAATGCATGTGTATAGTGTAACCAAGTTGTACCTGCTTATTAATAGCTCAGAGTCTCTATTCATTATAGAGGCtgtgtatttttctgtgtaactACTTTTCATCTTTTGGCCAGCTTTAGAAaagattctgcttttctttagaTATGAGAATTGTTGTATGTTTTGTGCATTCATCAGCCCCTGAAACTTTCTGCCTCAGTCATCAAGCTTGTTGGTGCTTTCAGTGTTCATAGAAGTTGTGAAATTCATTTTTGCGTATGACCTGCAGAACTATTTATTGGTGAAAGGGTTGAGAAATGAATTTATTTGATAATTACGGAATTGaaagttatttctttgcttGTACAGAAGTTACAttacataacttttttttttttttaagacctgCAGGGGAAAAGATGGAAGACTTTATGCTAACTTGGTGTGCCCAGTAGATGTGGCAGAAATGCCTGGTGGTACTCTGCCTGATATTCAAACCACTGAAGAGGCCATACGCTTACTGAATGTTATGAAAACCAAGAAGCAAAAATTCTTCCTGGCTGTTGGTTACCATAAGCCACATATCCCTTTGAGATACCCACAGGTGAGAAACCTAAGGCCTGTGGTGAAAGGAACTtagaaaagtgtttttcttattaaaactGTTTCACAGAtgctttgttgttattgtttctgaaaagaaaactggaaaacagcCTTTATTCAGTGTAATTTTAGCAGCTGTGTTGAATTTCAGGATGTTTAATGAGAGAGTTGTGACCAGTCAGCTAAAATTTGGACATCTACCACCTTAATAGTGTGATAGTTATTGCATGGAGTTACTGTTTGTCGTGATGGTGTGTGACATAGTAAGGCCTTCTCGCTTCTCCATATGAGCCGGTAGCAGAAGTCCTACTCATATCAGAAGTGGCAATGTTgggccttatatttcagtgtgACTTTGAGATTTGGGAGACTGTACTAAAAGGTCTGACACCAGTTACTAACTCAGAATTTTTCAGGAATTTGTTGGAATTAACTAACAGCAATATTACCTTTTTATACTTGGAGATGGGTGAAGTCTTATAAACTAACTGTAAGAATATTAAGGAAGGGTCatgcaaggagaaatggttAATGGTTTGCAGTGCAATTTTACAGTAGACCTTAGAGGTGAGGACAGTCTTTGTGTGCTTGCATTGCAAAGGAATTTCTGAAGCTGTACCCCCTAGAAAACATCACGTTAGCCCCAGATCCCTGGGTGCCTGAGAAACTGCCTCCTGTGGCGTACAACCCCTGGATGGATATCAGACAGAGGGATGATGTGAAAGCATTAAATGTTACTTTCCCGTATGGACCACTTCCAGATGACTTCCAGGTAAGCTGTCAATACAGTGAAGTCAAACTTCCATAACTTATTCAAATGCAAGGGAGCAATAGGCTGCTTTTAGATGTTCTGGAGtatccagctttttttttttcccccttctcctgTTTCTTAATTTTCAGAGGCTGATTCGTCAGAGCTACTATGCAGCAGTTTCTTACCTGGATATGCAGGTCGGCCTGCTCTTGAATGCTTTAGATGATGTAGGACTCTCAAATAGCACAATAGTAGTTTTTACTGCTGATCATGGTAAGTGTCTAAATCTTCCTCCAGCTCACTGCTAGTAAATTGTTAATTGTGCAACTCAGTGCTCGCATATTAATTAGGTGTATGTTTTTATAATGCATAGCAGAGCTGCTGTACCTTGTATATCTGGCTAGTCTGTCCCTGCTTAATGGACCGACATGGAGTTCTGTGACTGTGGCTCTGTTCCTCTGCAGGCACCTCTGTCTTTGATCAGGTTGAGGGTTGGCTATTAGTAATAAAGATGAGTGGGCGCTGAAGCTGTCTGCCAGAACACTGGGCTGAGCTTACTACATTCCTGCCTCCTACACCAAGGAGTGACTTCTGCTGGGAAGATTGCTGCTAAAGGATTGCCACCACGTTGCCCTCTTTGCAATTTCTAAAGGGTATCTGCTATAGTGGGCAGCAAGCTTTCTCGTTAACCACTAAAatgttgggtttttcttttttttgtacgTCATTGCTGCTAGCAGTGTCTACACTGATAACAATTTGTTTTCTCCCCTCATATTTGGGGTCTTTGAATTATGGGAAAAATAACTCAAGCTTGTAATTGCTTCAGTATTCTAATATTCGTTAAGATAATCTTCCTGTGGTCCTCTTAATTGccaatttaatttatttaaagtcACGTGTTTGGTTAATTTGGTTAATTTGTGTTTGTGAGTATGTCTGTGTAAAAAGCCCTTGTGAATCGCAGGGTAATAGAATTAACACTTCTTGTACTAAAGAAGCTCTGGATGTACCTCCAGACTTGCagcctttccttctttcatttttcttttttctctcttttttttcttttctgcttttcttgctgtggTTAACTGTAAACAAGTGGTGTTTCCAGTACCATGGCAGCAAAGTGAGACAAAAAATGTTGCAAATAGTGAAGTTAGCAATCAGTCTGCCATGAAAGGAAGTTGTGTTGGTATCTTTTCCAAGAGGATGAGGAAAGCTAAAGAGATTTTGCCTCTATTGCTTCCTTCAGGGTAGCATCCTGGCATGGCAGTCTGGTTAGATAGCAGTATTGGCTCCAAGGGATATTAAGTTACAGTGTAACTTAATATTGGAGAGCTGACAGCTGCACAAAACTTAAACTAGTGCTTTGTGGATTCAATGTGGAGATTCTTGCAGGTGCAATGACTAACCCCAGTTCCTCTTTCATGCTGTTTTAATACTGATATCCTAATTTTAATCTAAGGTAATGGAAATAGAGACAGTTTAATTGTTTCCTTGATACGAGAATATCAAGTTGCAAGATTTACATGGCTGTTGAAATAGTTTTCGTATTAGAAAAATCTTGTTATGTTTAAACATAGATAggttatttgcattttaatataaCCTTGATAAGACTAATGGCCTCAACTGCCAAAGTCACtttacagtgaaaaagaaatgacttctaaattACAAGTTCTGTATCTGCTCTGAATTACACTCTATCATCTAGGATGGTCCCTGGGAGAGCATGGTGAATGGGCAAAATACAGCAATTTTGATGTTGCTACCCAAGTGCCGCTGATGTTTTATGTACCAGGAATGACGACTTCCTCTGCTAGTCAAGGAGAGAGAGTCTTCCCCTACCTTGATCCCTTCAGCCATATTTTAGGCTTGGTACCTCCAGGTAAATTTTTGGCTTGGTTTGTTTGCattgaatatatttaaaaaacaagggGTGATGCAATGATGCTTCAAATATGAGCAGCTTCTTGGTGTTACTGAGTGTGCTTCTGTACTAATAGGGAACAAAATGATGAAAGGAATGTTCTGTGTTTGGACACAGACTTTTACTATGGTTAGCTACACCTTAGCATTAGATGCCTGCATTAATACAGCAGGTAATGTAGGCATCTGTACTACACAAGAATTCTGTACAAACAGTACTCAACCTCCCTTTTGTAGTGGCAGCTGCTTTGAAGCAGTAGT from Meleagris gallopavo isolate NT-WF06-2002-E0010 breed Aviagen turkey brand Nicholas breeding stock chromosome 9, Turkey_5.1, whole genome shotgun sequence includes:
- the IDS gene encoding iduronate 2-sulfatase isoform X1 — its product is MLWRETRRPRKPVVASWLLSAVVQAAAAGDGMNVLFIVVDDLRPVLGCYGDNLVKSPNIDQLASHSIVFSNAYAQQAVCAPSRVSFLTGRRPDTTRLYDFYSYWRVHSGNYSTMPQYFKQNGYMTMSVGKVFHPGVSSNYSDDYPYSWSIPPFHPSTEKYENDKTCRGKDGRLYANLVCPVDVAEMPGGTLPDIQTTEEAIRLLNVMKTKKQKFFLAVGYHKPHIPLRYPQEFLKLYPLENITLAPDPWVPEKLPPVAYNPWMDIRQRDDVKALNVTFPYGPLPDDFQRLIRQSYYAAVSYLDMQVGLLLNALDDVGLSNSTIVVFTADHGWSLGEHGEWAKYSNFDVATQVPLMFYVPGMTTSSASQGERVFPYLDPFSHILGLVPPGRSKKMVELVSLFSTLSELAGLQVPPACPETSFRVALCTEGASIVRYFKSSEQKVQKKEDGCSDTKKCYSEEPVAFSQYPRPADTPQWDSDKPKLKDIRVMGYSMRTVDYRYTVWVRFNPENFSADFEDVHGGELYMMATDPNQDNNIYNNTLHGHLFKKIVDFLKH
- the IDS gene encoding iduronate 2-sulfatase isoform X2 — its product is MNVLFIVVDDLRPVLGCYGDNLVKSPNIDQLASHSIVFSNAYAQQAVCAPSRVSFLTGRRPDTTRLYDFYSYWRVHSGNYSTMPQYFKQNGYMTMSVGKVFHPGVSSNYSDDYPYSWSIPPFHPSTEKYENDKTCRGKDGRLYANLVCPVDVAEMPGGTLPDIQTTEEAIRLLNVMKTKKQKFFLAVGYHKPHIPLRYPQEFLKLYPLENITLAPDPWVPEKLPPVAYNPWMDIRQRDDVKALNVTFPYGPLPDDFQRLIRQSYYAAVSYLDMQVGLLLNALDDVGLSNSTIVVFTADHGWSLGEHGEWAKYSNFDVATQVPLMFYVPGMTTSSASQGERVFPYLDPFSHILGLVPPGRSKKMVELVSLFSTLSELAGLQVPPACPETSFRVALCTEGASIVRYFKSSEQKVQKKEDGCSDTKKCYSEEPVAFSQYPRPADTPQWDSDKPKLKDIRVMGYSMRTVDYRYTVWVRFNPENFSADFEDVHGGELYMMATDPNQDNNIYNNTLHGHLFKKIVDFLKH